AGCCTTCCTGAACTGGTGACAGCGCTCACGAACCGATTAGACTCTCGCACCCGAATTCGCAGGAGTCGCCGCATGAAGCGCAACCGACTTTTCGCTTTGACCTCCGCGCTGGTCGCTTTGACAGCGTGTCAGGCGTACGAGGTCGATCCGGTGCTGCCCGCGGCGGCGAAGATCCAGGACGCCCCAAAGCCGGTGGGTCACAAGCTCACGCCGAACCTGATGCTCGTGGTGGACCGCTCGGGATCGATGGCCGACAGCGCCGACGGGTCGCAGAGCGGCCAGGGACTTTGCGCCGGCCAGACCGGGCAGCATGGCGTCGCCTGCAAGTGGCAACAGCTCCTCGGTGCGATGTGCGGTGACGGCACGGCGAACAATCCGGGCTTCGTGTCCAATCTCGTCACGCAGGGCGGCACGTCGGACCCGATCAAGATCGGGTTGCTCACCTTCGCAGGATCGAACGCCTGTGACGTCGGCGTGGTTCAGGAGACGATCAGCACCTCCGGCCCTGGCAACATCTGTCGCGACCTCAATGCGATCGCTCCGGGCGGTGGTACGCCGACCGCCGCCTCCATGCAGGCTGCCGCCCAGGAGTTCGTCAACGACAACGTCGAGCAGTCGGGTCGGTCGAACTACATCGTGTTGCTCACCGACGGCGCGCCGAACTGCAACCCGAACTTCCAGGCGACGCTGGCCAACTGTCAGGACGGGACGCAGTACTGCGTTTCGAACAACGCTTGCGTGCAGTCGAGCGGCACCTTGGACGGCTCGGCTCCGCTCGGCTGCCTCGACGAGGACAACCTCGTGAGCACGGTTCAGTCGATCAACGGCAACGGCATCCAGACCTTCGTGATCGGCTTCGGCGCCGACTTCACGAACCAGTCGAGCCTCGCGAACGACACGCTTCAAAAGTCCGCGATCGCGGGTGGCGAGGCCATCTACAACAACGGCCAGCCTGCAACGCCTGCGTTCTACCAGGCCACCGACCAGACCTCGCTCAATGCTGCGCTCAACGCGATCGTGGCGCTCGTGAACAACGCCTGCAGCTGGAACCTCGACTCGACGCCGCCGTCGCCGTCGGCCGTTGAAGTGGTGGTCACGCTGCCCGGCGGTTCGCCCACGACCCTGAGCTCGAACCAGTACTCGGTCACCGGCTCCACGGTCACGGTCACGGACCACACGCTGTGCGACCAGCTCAACGCCTCGAGCGCGTCGAATCCCGCGACGATCGAGTTCAAGTACCTCGGGCAGTAGCTCCGACTCCTACCGCTGCCTCGGCAGCCGGGCGTGTTCGTCTGTTGAGGCGAGGCGCAACAGGTGCTCCTCGGCCTTGGCCGAGACAAAGCATTCGTGCCGTCTGAGAACGTCCGCGAGCCGCGCTACTTGGTCGATCGGGTACTCGTCCAACTGCAGTCGGCGATGGCCTGACTCGGTTGCCGACCTTCACGCTTGCGCTGACCGGCTGAACACCCTGGGCGTAGGCGATGAACGTCGCGACGGACTCGCTGCACGCCCGGGCCTGCTCGCTGGACGCCTTGGCTTACTCGATTCACGCTAGGGCTTACTCGCTGGACGCCTTGGCTTACTCGACCGACGCCTTGGCTTACTCGACCGACGCCGGGGCCTGCTCGCCGAACGCCTTGGCGTCGTCGCAGGTCGCCTGGGCTTGCTCGCTGGACGCCTGGGCGTCGTCGATGTCCGCCCGGGCTTGCTCGGTGCACGCCGTGGCGTACTCGATGTCCGCCTGGGCTTGCTCGCTGAACGCCACGGCGTCCTCGTCTTACGCCTGGGCGTGCTCGCTGAACGCCAAGGCGTGATGCAACGACGCCTCGGCGTACTCGCTGAACGCCTGGGCGTACTCGATAGACGCCTCGGCGTACTCGGTTCACGCCTCGGCGTACTCGCTGCACGCCTTGGCGTGAATCGAAAGGGGCCAATTTGGCCCCTCCGCGCCCTCCCAACTACCCGAGATTGCACGCGAGGGTCCCAAATGGCCCCTGGGGAAGGGTCCAAAATGGCCCCTCGCTCAAGGCCGCGACAACAAGTTCGCGCGGTTAGCCCGTGGCACCCAAGCTGCTCTGGCGCTGCTCACGTTCGCACACGCGAACGCCCCCGCAATCCAGCGGGGAAAACAAGGAGCGGTGCCATGTCTGGAAGCAACAAGCTGAAGTTTGGGAACCTCACGTTGGGGCAGTTCTACGATTCGGCGTACCAGGCAGCCAACGCGAACCTGCCGGCCGGTGCGAAGCTGAAGATTCTTGGCAAGCAGATGAGCAAGTCGCAGTTGCTGGCGGAGCTGGCGAAGCGCAAGCAGCGCTACGACGACGCAGACCGGGCTCGCACCCAACTGCGGGAGTTGGTGGCGGCGCGGCAGCAGGCCGAGCCGGAGGCCCAGGCGTTCGCCGACGGCTACGCGGCGGCCATCAAGGCAGAGTTTGGGACGAGCCCGACGATCGACGAGAAGTTTGGTGTCCCGCGCAAGCAGCCGCGGCGGCAGCGCTCGGTGCAGGAGAAGGTCCAGGCCAGCGCCAAGGCGAGCGCCACCCGCGGTCTCCGCCACACGATGGGGCCGCGGCAGAAGGAGGGCCTGAAGGCCAGCGGTTCGTTCAAGGTGAGCGTGAACGGCCCGCCGGGGGGAGGCGATTCGAGCGGCCCGAGCTCGTCGACTGGGTCGCCGCCGCCACGGGTCGCCGCGCCGGCATCGGTGATCAGCGCGGCGCCGGTGCCCGCCGCGACGCCCGTGGTGAGCACGCCTGCGCATCCTGCTCCGTCAGCCAGCTCGGATGACGCCGGAGCCGTCCCGAACGGGAGCAGCGGCAGTGTCGCACCGATGCGCATGAACGGGTCGGGGCACTAGGTCGCCCGCATGCGTGGACAGGACAGAGGGCGCTTCGTCTCCAAGCGAGGCGTCCTCTATTTCTTGGCCGACCCCTTCAGCGCCGGTCAGGTGGTCGTGGTGAAGCGCTCGGCGAGTGGCGCATTCGCATCGCGGTTCAGAATCCGTGACCTGAGTACAAGAAAAATTGCACGCGCCAGCCGACGTCAACGTCTGGTCCGCTCGTGAATCCTTTCCGATAGGCTTGTCCGCCGGCCGACTCGATCCGTCCAGGGAGCGCGCATGTTCAGCAGGGACCTCCACCTTCGCACCAGCCTCCTGGCCCTCGCGCTCCTCGGCGCGCTCGCCTGTGGCAAGTCGTCCGGCAAGACGAGCTCGTCGAGCTCCGGCGCGGGCACCTCGGGCACGTCCGCGACCGCCGGTTCGACCGCGTCCTCGAGCAGCGGCACCACCGGCTCCGGCAGCAGCAGCAGCGGCTCCACGAGCGGCTCGAGCGGCAGCTCAGGCAGCGTCGCCATGTGCACGCCGTGCCTCACCAGCTCGGACTGCGGCGCTGGCCAGTGCATCACCGAGGGCATCTCCAGCAACGACTGGTTCTGCGCGAGCCCGTGCGATCCCAACGGCGACTCGAGCGACTGCCCCTCGGGCGCGCACTGCTTCACCTTCCCGGGCGGCGGCGGCTGCTTCCCCGAGACCGGCACCTGCCTGCCGCCGGGCTCCACTGGCGGCTCGGGCAGCACGGGCAGCAACTGCACCCGCGACGGCGAGTGGTCGGGGGATGCGACCTTGTGCTGCTCGGGCACCGTCGACCCGAACGGCTACTGCGGCCAGGGCAGCGGCACCACCAGCGGCCCGCCGCACCTCGGCCCCGGCCCGTGTCCGGAGAACATCCCCAACATCAACACCGGCCAGACCGCGGTGGGCGGCGTGTGCAACAACAACCCCTCGGCGCCCAAGTGCCCCAGCGGCTTCAGCTGCGTGGACAACTACTGCGTCCTCAACGGCGGCGCGGGCCCGGTGCAGGTCACGCTGAGCTGGGACTACCCCGAGGACCTCGACCTGCACGTCATCGAGCCGCAGGACGGCGGCCCCGAGGCCTGCTTCAGCGACAACGTGGCGCCGTGCATCTTCCCCGACCCGGGCGTCACGCCGAACCAGTGCGCGAACGGGTTCCCGGCGAGCTTCCCGTCGGACTACACCGGCCAGGGCTGTGAGATCTGGTACGGCAACATCGGCCCGCGTCCGGGCGACCCGGGCAGCGGCGACTGCGAGCCCATCGGCTGGCTCGATCGAGACTCGGATCCGGGCTGCTCGTTCGACGGCATCAACATCGAGAACGTGATCTACGCGACCGGCGTTCCCGCGCCCGTGGGCACGTACATGGTCCGCGTGGACTACTACACGGGATGCGCCGGCGACACGTACCTGAACGGCGCAACGGTCGCGCCGTACCCGAACATCCCGTACGCGGTGCAGGTGCGCAGCAACGGCCAGGTGCAGCTCTACTGCGACAGCTTCCCCGGCCAGAGCTCCAACAACGGCTCCGAGGGCACCGGCAAGTACATCCAGTCCTTCATCCAGCTCAACATCTGGCCCGACGGCGGCCTCGAGTTCCCGCCCGATGCTGGTCCCGTCGATGCCGGCCCGGCCGACGCGGGCCCCGATGACGCGGGCGCTGTCGATGCTGGACCCGACGATGCGGGTCCCGACGATGCTGGCCCGGTTGACGCCGGACCGGATGACGCAGGTGCCGCGGACGCCGGTTAGTCGGCCCGATCGTGGCTCGTTGAGCTCAGTGACACGTCGCCACGATCTGCGCCAAATCGATCGTCCCGCTCATGGCGAACGAGCCGCCATCGGTGAGCGGGAACGTGAGATCGGCCTGGCCCAACATCTCGAAGGTGACCACGCTGCCGGCCAGGTCCTCGTTGAACTCGCTGATGCTCAGCGTGCCGCTCGAGGCGTTGAACTGCTGCACCTGGCCGGTCACGGTGTCCTGCACCGCGAGCCGCGCCGCGGCCTGGCCCACGCTCGCGACCTGCGCGATGGGGTAGCTCTGACCCACCACCGAGCCGCCGTCGTCGGCGTTCATGTCCAGGGTGAGCGTCTCCACCGTGCGCGGCGTGCAGTCGGCGCCGGTGGCGGGGTCGTTGTTCTGGTTGCTGAGTTGCAAGTCGAAGCCCTGCAGGATCGGCCCGGCGTCCGGGTAGTGGAACTCGCCGGTGGGCGCGAAGAGCTGGTGGTTCGCGTTGAAGCCGAGCGGGCCCGAGAACAACTCGCCCGTGGTGCCGCTGGTGCCCGTCGTCGTCCCGCTGCCGGAGGTGGAGCCGCTCGACGTCGTGCCCGCACCGCTGGTGCCGCTGGTGGAACCGCTGCTGCCCGATGAACCGCTGCACGCCGCCAGCACGGACGCACAAAGCAACACGAGGGTGACGCGCATCACCGCGAACCTCCTGAGGTTGGGCGATCATACCCGTCTGGGCAACACGACGTGGCGCAGTTGCGCGACTCGTCACCCTCGCGCGTGAAGAGGGAACCTGTAGACTCGCGCTTCGTTTGAACGGCCGGCCCACCCGCGAGCACCACGACTGCTTCGACGGGTCTTCCGAGGAACGGTAATCGCCATGAAATTCTCCTTCGCGTGGGTCGCCCTGGCCCTGGGGCTCGGTGTCTTCCAGATCGGCTGCGGCAAGACGTGCGGCCCCGACAACTGCGCCAGCGGCTGCTGCGACGCCAACAACACCTGCCAGATCCCGGCCGCCGATCACTGCGGCAAGGGCGGCGGCTCCTGCGTGACCTGCATCGCGGGCGAGGTCTGCTCCACTGTGACCGCCACCTGCCAGTTCTCCGGCGGCAACGGCAGCGGCAACGGCTCCAGCAACGGCACGAACGGCAGCGGCTCCAACGGGACGAACACCACGTCGGGCAGCAATGGGACGTCGACGTCGACGAGCACCAACAACACGTCCACGACGGGCACGAACTCGACGTCGACCTCGAACACCGGGACCACCGGCACCACCAGCACCAACTCCAGCGCCACCACGGGCACGAGCACCACCGGGACCACGTCGACCAGCACCACCGGCACGACGGCCACCAGCACCACCACGGGCACGAACGCGACCACCACCACCGGAACCACGACGACCACCAGCACGTCGACGACCACCGGCACCACGGGCACCTCGGGCTACCCGGCTGGCCACCCGAGCTGGCCGCAGGTGACGGACAACGGCGGCCCGAGCCTCTCCGCGATGCAGGTCATCACCATCACCTTCAGCGGCTACTCGCACGCCACCGACGTCACGAACTTCACCGACTGGATCATGACCTCGAGCTACTGGGCCACCGGCGGCGCGGACTACGGCGTGGGCAACGGCACGCACTTCCAGAGCGTGGTCCTCAACGAGACGGCGCCCGGCGTCCTCAATGGCAGCCAGCTCGGCTCCACCATCTCCGATGATCAGATCCAGCAGTACCTCTCAGCCAAGATCAGCGCGGGCGTCCTTCCGGCCCCGAGCAACTCGCTGACCCAGCCGCTCTACGCGATCTTCTACCCCGGTAACATCACCATCAACCTCTCCGCCGGCGGAACCACCGAGCAGAGCTGCTCTTCGTTCGGCGGTTACCACAGCAACTTCGCCTACAACGGCCGCGACGTGTCCTACGCGGTGCTGCCGCTCTGCCAGCCGCCGCCGCCGGAGTCGGAGCTGCAGTACCTCACCATCGCCACCGCGCACGAGTACATGGAGGCGGCCACGGATCCGTTCCCGATGTCGTCGCCGGCGTGGGAGCTCACCGACTACACCTACCCCTGGGCCTTCATCCCCGGCGAGGTGGGCGACCTCTGCTACACCGAGATCTACAACGACCCCAGCGGCTGGACGGTGCAGCCCATCTGGTCGAACAGCGCGGCCCAGGCCTCGTACTCCACCGGCCAGGATCCGTGCGTCCCTGACTCGTGGAACGGCCAGGCGTACGTGAACGTGGCCACCAACCCCGCGACGACGCAGTTCCTCCCGTCGGCGACGTTCAGCCTCACCGCGTTCAGCTCCGGCCCAGCGACGCAGTGGGCGGTCGAGGTCTACCAGGCCGGCGGCTCCATCCAGCCCACCTGGACGCTCACCACCAGCGACGGCCAGAGCATCAACTCGGGCTCCTCGCAGCCGTACGTCTACGTGACCAACGGCATCACCGGCACCTTCAGCGTCCAGGACAACGGCGCGCAGCAGGGCGACTACGCGTTCTACTACTTGATCTCTTACACCCAGCAGGGCGAGAGCACGGGCTCGTACGCGTTCTGGCCCGTCGCCGTGTACATGAACTGAGCGACCCCACACCGGGTGTGAACGCGGCGCCGACCCCCGGAAGGAGCGGGGGCGAGCGCCGCGCGCCTTTGGGCCCAAGCTGCGATAGCGTTTGGGGATGCCCAACTCCTCGCGCCTCCTGATCCTCGCGGCGTTCGCGCTCGCCGCGTGCAGCGACAACGCGTCGAAGCCCAAGAGCGGCCGCGACGCCGGGACGCACTACCTTCCCGACGGCGGGCAGCAGTTCCCCGACGGCGGCGTGGAGCTCCCCGACGGCGGCGGCCTCCTGCCCGACGGCGGCGTGCCTGGGCTCTGCGCGTCGCACACCGACTGCGCGGCGGGCCAGGTGTGCATCGCCGGGAGCTGCTCGACCGCGGGCTCGGTGGGCGTCGGCGGGCGTTGCTACGCCTCGCTCGACTGCGGCACGGGCCTCTACTGCTCGCCGTACGGCTTCTGCGCGCATGCGGGCTCGGGCGCGAGCGACGCGGGCTGCACCACCGACGGCGACTGCGCGAGCGGCCTGCGCTGCGTGTACTCGGGCTTCGCGGCCCACTGCGGCGCATCGACCGGGAACGGCGACCTGGGCGACGCGTGCACCGCGCAGACGGACTGCATGGCGGGCCTGTTCTGCTCCAACGGCCTCGGCGGCGCGGCGCGCACCTGCCAGGCGTACGGCGCGGCGTTCCCGCCGTACACCGGCCCGACCTGCACCGACGACACGCCGCTGCGCGTGTACTTCTCGGTGCCGCGGCCGTCGGGCTATCCGTCGGACTTCTTCAAGCTGCCGTACCCGAACGACATCCGCGTCACCACCGACTCGGACGGCGGCAAGCACCTCGACATCAGCGACTTCCCAACGCCGGGCGTGAGCCTTGCCGACGTGGACCTGGTGCAGCTCTACAAGGACGCGCTGACCGCCGACTTCGATGGCTTCTCGACGGTGGCGCCGGTGACCTTCCGCTTCTCGGGCGGGATCAACTTCTCGACCATCGGCAACTTCGTGAAGATCGTCGACCTCACGGAGCCGGTGAGCAGCTCGGTCTTCTTCTACGAGTTCACGTACGTCACCAATGGCAACAAGTACAACTGCCCCAATCGCCTCACCGTCGGCCCCACCGAGGCCACGCCGTTGAAGGCCGGTCACACCTACGCGGTGCTGCTGATGAGCGGCATCACCGACGAGAACGGCAACGGCGTCGTGGCCGACGCGGACCTGGTCTCCATCCTCGGCGCGAGCGCGCCGCCGGACACCACGCTCGCCAACGCGTACGCCGCCTACGCGCCGCTGCGCGCGTGGATCGCCGATCCGAACAACGCCATCTCCTCGAACCAGATCGTGGGCGCCTCGGTGTTCACGGTGGGCAAGCCGCTCGCGGCCATGACCGGCGTGGCCGCAGCCGTGGCCGCCGAAGCCGCGCCCACGATCTCCGACCTCGAGGTCTGCGGCACCGGCGGCGCGTCGACGTGCGACGACCTGGGCCCGGACCACGTGTGCTCGGCCGCGTCGCCGGACTTCTACGAGATCCATGGCCGCATCAGCATGCCCATCTACCAGGCCGGCCAGGAGCCGTACCTCACGCCGGACGCGGGAGGCGGCATCTCCTTCGACGCCAACGGCAACGCCGTGAAGGTGCGCACCGAGAACGTGTGCTTCGCGCTCACCGTGCCCAAGAGCACCGCGCCCGGCGCAGGCTGGCCGCTGGTCATCACCCACCACGGCACCGGCGGCTCGATGACGGACTTCATCCGCTCGGGCGTCTCGGACAAGCTGGCCACGGCCGCGACGCCCATGGCCGTCCTCGGCTTCGACGCCGTGGAGCACGCCGACCGCCGCGGCGGCTCGACGCAGGATCCCGACAACCTCGTCTTCAATGCGCTCAACCCGCGTGCCGCCCGCGACAACTTCATCCAGGGCGCCGCGGACATCCTCACCGAGGCCAAGTTCGCGGGCCTGGTCGTGAACGCGGCGGCCGACGGCGGCGGTCCGGGCAACGTCTCGTTCGACGCGACGCACGTGGAGTTCTTCGGCCACTCCCAGGGCTCGACCTCGGGCGAGCTGGCGCTGCCGTTCCTCGACGCCGCACCGAACGCCGTGCTCTCCGGTGCGAGCGCGCACCTCACCCAGTCGCTGCTGCACAAGACCAGCCCCATCAACATCAAGGTCGGGCTCGCGGCGCTGCTGCAGGAGGATCCGGGGCAGCTCGACACCGAGCACCCGGTGCTCGGCCTGTACCAGAACTTCTTCGACCGCTCCGACCCGATCAACTCGGTAGGCGCCATCGTCAACGCGCCGCTCACCGGCCACAACCCGCACAGCGTCTTCCTCACCTGGGGCACGCACGACACGTACACGCCCGAGCAGGTGCT
The Deltaproteobacteria bacterium DNA segment above includes these coding regions:
- a CDS encoding VWA domain-containing protein, which gives rise to MKRNRLFALTSALVALTACQAYEVDPVLPAAAKIQDAPKPVGHKLTPNLMLVVDRSGSMADSADGSQSGQGLCAGQTGQHGVACKWQQLLGAMCGDGTANNPGFVSNLVTQGGTSDPIKIGLLTFAGSNACDVGVVQETISTSGPGNICRDLNAIAPGGGTPTAASMQAAAQEFVNDNVEQSGRSNYIVLLTDGAPNCNPNFQATLANCQDGTQYCVSNNACVQSSGTLDGSAPLGCLDEDNLVSTVQSINGNGIQTFVIGFGADFTNQSSLANDTLQKSAIAGGEAIYNNGQPATPAFYQATDQTSLNAALNAIVALVNNACSWNLDSTPPSPSAVEVVVTLPGGSPTTLSSNQYSVTGSTVTVTDHTLCDQLNASSASNPATIEFKYLGQ